A window from Flavobacterium sp. 83 encodes these proteins:
- a CDS encoding triple tyrosine motif-containing protein — protein MRSKFCIVVFLICSSVFSQELPPIVKYAPTSYGAGNQNWMISQDQQHYVFFANNEGLLEFNGSYWELYPSPNETILRSVKVIGNKVYTGSYMEFGFWNRLANGKLKYTSLSNTIKKYILDDEQFWNILNYDQWVIFQSLDRIYIYDTKTRNFKIIAPNNKITKSFRTKNSIYFQTINEGLFEIESGKARLVSNNPILKSNRIVNVFGTDEGLLIQTQLNGFYKLIETNLSKFSTDADLEMMANSVYSSQLLSDGSFAIGTVSNGIYILTKEGKMKYHISQNKGLSNNTALSLFEDADKNLWVGLDNGINCINLQSPIKNYVDDTGILGTVYTSKLFNGKVYIGTNQGLFYKDYQSDEGFKFINGTKGQVWSLFEYEGTLFCGHDSGTFVIENVTARNIFPKSGTWKFETVPNRKDLLLQGNYSGISVLEKVNNQWRFRNKITGFDYSARYFEITNSFEVYVSHEYKGVFRLLLDDKLMKTEPFTTYEQPKKGKNASLTKFNNTIYYACKDGIFKLNNKTKQFVKDSLLSSVFEKDEYTSGKLIVDNSNKIWLFSKNYIHYFSLSKLSNQLKQNVIPIPASLTNSMSGFENITQISNSDYLIGTTDGYYTMNINDLSFKNYKVSISNIAINKLNESSQDTSIQEAGTFKYDQNNITFNYTVPEFNKYINAEYQYLLEGFQDDWSEWSAKTTVNFKNLPPGDYVFKVRSKFSNSVLENTATYSFSILKPWYETNLAILIYIILSLVLARFIHKTYKDYYQKQKEKLIEENNLLLEIKELENEQEIMRVRNEQLSQDVDTKSRELAVSTMSLNSKNELLAFIKEDLKKTTDDGNRNIKSVISTINKNITEDDTWSVFKEAFDNADKDFLKKIKIAHPLLTPNDLRLCAYLRLNLSSKEVAPLLNISVRSVEIKRYRLRKKMDLSHEQGLVEYILAV, from the coding sequence AGAGTTCAATGGATCTTATTGGGAATTGTATCCATCACCAAACGAAACCATATTACGTTCCGTAAAAGTTATTGGAAATAAAGTCTACACAGGTAGTTATATGGAATTTGGTTTTTGGAACAGGCTGGCCAATGGCAAGCTAAAATATACTTCCCTTAGTAATACTATAAAAAAATATATTTTAGATGATGAACAGTTTTGGAACATATTAAATTACGATCAATGGGTGATTTTTCAATCATTGGACAGAATATATATATATGATACCAAAACAAGGAATTTTAAAATAATTGCACCTAATAATAAAATTACCAAATCTTTCAGAACCAAAAACTCGATATATTTTCAAACTATTAACGAAGGTCTTTTTGAAATTGAAAGTGGAAAAGCCCGATTGGTTTCTAATAATCCAATTTTAAAAAGTAATAGAATTGTCAATGTCTTTGGTACCGATGAAGGGCTACTAATTCAAACGCAATTGAATGGTTTCTATAAACTAATAGAAACAAATCTCTCTAAGTTCTCAACTGATGCTGATTTGGAGATGATGGCTAATAGTGTTTACAGCAGTCAATTACTTTCTGATGGAAGCTTCGCTATTGGTACAGTATCCAATGGTATTTATATATTGACAAAAGAAGGTAAAATGAAGTATCATATTTCTCAAAATAAAGGATTGAGTAATAATACTGCTTTATCTCTTTTTGAAGATGCAGATAAAAATCTATGGGTAGGTCTGGATAACGGTATTAATTGTATAAATCTTCAGTCACCTATTAAAAACTATGTTGATGATACCGGCATTTTAGGAACAGTATATACTTCTAAATTGTTTAATGGAAAAGTATATATTGGAACAAACCAAGGATTGTTTTATAAAGATTATCAAAGCGACGAAGGGTTTAAATTTATAAATGGTACAAAAGGTCAAGTTTGGTCTTTATTTGAATACGAAGGGACGTTGTTTTGTGGTCATGATTCAGGGACATTTGTTATAGAAAATGTTACTGCAAGAAATATATTTCCAAAATCAGGCACTTGGAAATTTGAAACTGTCCCTAACAGGAAAGACCTTTTGCTTCAAGGAAATTATTCTGGAATTTCAGTATTAGAAAAGGTTAATAATCAGTGGCGTTTTAGAAATAAAATAACTGGGTTTGATTATTCTGCAAGATATTTTGAAATTACTAATTCATTTGAGGTATATGTGAGTCATGAATACAAAGGGGTTTTTAGATTACTATTGGATGATAAATTGATGAAAACTGAGCCTTTTACTACGTATGAACAGCCAAAAAAAGGGAAAAACGCCAGCTTAACAAAATTTAATAATACGATTTACTATGCCTGTAAAGACGGTATTTTCAAGTTGAATAATAAAACAAAACAATTTGTAAAGGATAGTTTGTTGAGTTCAGTTTTTGAAAAAGATGAATATACATCAGGTAAATTGATAGTTGATAATTCGAATAAAATATGGTTGTTTTCTAAAAATTATATTCATTATTTCTCATTAAGCAAATTGAGTAACCAACTAAAACAAAACGTAATTCCTATTCCTGCTTCTTTGACTAATTCCATGTCGGGATTTGAAAATATAACTCAAATCTCAAATTCTGATTATCTTATTGGAACGACTGATGGGTATTATACCATGAATATTAATGATTTGAGTTTTAAAAATTATAAGGTTTCTATCTCAAATATTGCAATAAATAAGTTGAATGAAAGTTCTCAAGATACTTCTATTCAGGAAGCAGGAACTTTTAAATATGATCAAAATAATATAACATTCAATTATACGGTTCCAGAATTTAATAAATACATTAATGCTGAATATCAGTATTTGTTGGAAGGATTTCAAGATGATTGGAGTGAATGGAGTGCAAAGACAACTGTAAATTTTAAAAACTTACCTCCAGGAGATTATGTGTTTAAAGTGAGGTCTAAATTTTCAAATTCAGTTCTGGAAAATACTGCCACTTATTCCTTTTCGATACTAAAACCTTGGTATGAAACAAATTTGGCTATTTTGATATATATAATTTTGAGTCTTGTTTTAGCACGATTTATACACAAAACCTATAAAGATTATTACCAAAAACAAAAAGAAAAACTCATTGAGGAAAATAATCTTTTATTGGAAATTAAAGAGCTCGAAAATGAGCAAGAGATAATGAGAGTAAGGAACGAGCAGCTTTCTCAGGATGTGGATACTAAAAGCAGAGAATTAGCTGTTTCTACAATGAGTTTAAATAGTAAAAATGAATTGTTAGCCTTTATCAAAGAGGATTTAAAGAAAACTACTGATGATGGAAACCGAAATATTAAATCAGTTATATCTACCATTAATAAAAACATTACTGAGGATGATACTTGGAGTGTTTTTAAGGAAGCTTTTGATAACGCAGATAAAGACTTTCTAAAGAAAATAAAAATAGCGCATCCTTTATTGACTCCAAACGACTTGAGACTTTGTGCTTATTTGAGGCTGAATCTTTCTTCAAAAGAAGTAGCTCCATTATTGAATATTTCAGTACGTAGTGTTGAAATAAAAAGATATCGTTTGCGTAAAAAGATGGATTTGTCGCATGAACAAGGTCTTGTTGAGTATATTTTGGCTGTATAG
- a CDS encoding TonB-dependent receptor, which produces MKSNYLLIIFLFLSAFAHAQGYDVGGVVKEAGSGLPIPSVNIQIKNTTKGTATDMDGKFSLKGISSGSTLVFSYLGFKNFEYKVTSSTTNITISLQADSKVLDEVVVIGYGSQKKREVTGAVSVVDSKTLEILKPVKIEQALQGTVSGVNVTTTSGAPGAALDIRIRGIATNGENRPTTIIDGYVGELSLLNPNDVESITVLKDAQAAIYGTIGANGVILITTKSGKKNAKAKISINSYTGFQETSRTLPTLNATEYALLLNESYANGGKALPYPNATGFGKGTNWQNEVFSTGVPIISHDMSISGGSDKVTYAVSGSHLDQEGIVGQSKSGFLRNTARISLGADVTDKLKLKTNVIYTYFDRKSLNENGLASVLFNALNIPSTLSPYDANGDFTLAPTTGLGIEIINPLAQIANTYNDYNFKKLNGNFGLEYKLFKGFVVSSNMGFNTSNSKSRSFAKQVNYGGKVFDVARSSVSQGAVNDNNYSFDVFGTYTKKIAENHNFVATIGNTIFKEWGNGLFATGYDVPNNSWDYADISLTTGILNVKTNSSYGYDERRLSYFGRMQYDYKGKYLFSAMLRRDASTKFGPGNKVGYFPSFTAGWVLSDEGFYGDSKFINFLKLRGSYGTLGNDQIPNNGYVGLLSGEATYVFNGVLVNGTATGQIPNPDLKWEEAKKFDVGLDMKLLNNKLSIVTDYFIDTRKDLLIPNIPVSGINGTSAPGASAPTVNAGTVRNSGVEFSIDYKEKISEYFSMSVGYNVTLLKNKVLEVNNGTGFIEGGSFGVGQLAPSRMEVGQPIGYFYGYKTDGIFQNQTEVDAHPSQIALGANASPGDIRYVDVNGDGVIDVKDRTNIGDPIPNATMGFNLQLNYKNLDFSAYTFASVGNDMVRNYERDVTDANHFRYVLDRWTGAGTSNSVPRVTTSSTANTVFSNYFVEDASYLRIQNIQLGYTLNSKYSEKAGITKLRLYTGVNNLYTFTKYKGYDPGASNGAPIGGGIDYGFYPIPRTYLLGLNINF; this is translated from the coding sequence ATGAAGTCAAACTATCTATTAATTATTTTTCTTTTTCTCTCGGCTTTTGCTCATGCCCAGGGGTATGATGTAGGAGGTGTTGTAAAAGAAGCAGGTTCTGGTTTACCAATACCTAGTGTTAATATTCAAATTAAGAATACTACTAAAGGAACAGCAACAGATATGGATGGTAAATTTTCCCTAAAAGGAATTTCATCTGGATCGACGCTAGTTTTTTCTTATTTAGGATTTAAAAATTTTGAATATAAAGTTACATCAAGTACTACAAATATTACAATCTCATTGCAAGCAGATTCTAAAGTTTTAGATGAAGTTGTTGTAATAGGTTATGGTAGTCAAAAGAAAAGAGAAGTTACTGGTGCTGTTTCAGTTGTTGACAGTAAAACGTTAGAAATTCTGAAACCTGTAAAAATTGAACAAGCTTTACAAGGAACCGTTTCTGGAGTAAATGTAACAACAACTTCAGGAGCTCCTGGTGCAGCATTAGACATACGTATTAGAGGTATTGCTACAAATGGTGAAAATAGACCAACCACTATTATAGATGGATATGTTGGTGAATTGAGTTTGTTAAATCCTAATGATGTAGAATCGATTACTGTCTTAAAAGACGCTCAAGCTGCTATTTATGGAACTATTGGTGCTAATGGCGTTATTTTAATCACTACTAAATCAGGGAAAAAGAATGCTAAAGCTAAAATATCGATAAATTCGTATACTGGATTTCAGGAAACTTCCAGAACTCTACCAACATTGAATGCAACCGAATATGCTTTATTATTAAATGAAAGTTATGCTAATGGCGGAAAAGCACTTCCTTACCCCAATGCAACAGGTTTTGGAAAAGGGACGAATTGGCAGAATGAAGTTTTCAGTACAGGAGTTCCTATTATTAGCCATGATATGTCAATTTCTGGTGGTTCAGACAAAGTTACTTATGCAGTAAGTGGGTCTCATTTAGATCAAGAAGGAATTGTAGGTCAAAGTAAATCAGGTTTTTTAAGAAATACGGCCAGAATATCTTTAGGAGCGGACGTAACTGATAAATTGAAATTAAAAACAAATGTTATCTATACTTATTTTGATAGAAAATCTTTGAACGAGAATGGCTTAGCTTCAGTTCTTTTTAATGCACTGAATATTCCTTCAACTCTTAGTCCTTATGATGCTAATGGGGATTTTACCTTAGCTCCTACTACAGGTTTAGGGATAGAAATTATCAATCCATTGGCTCAGATTGCAAATACTTACAACGATTATAATTTCAAAAAATTAAATGGAAATTTTGGTTTAGAGTATAAACTTTTTAAAGGATTTGTAGTTTCCAGTAACATGGGATTCAATACTTCTAACAGTAAATCAAGAAGTTTTGCTAAACAAGTTAATTATGGTGGAAAAGTATTTGATGTAGCAAGAAGTTCTGTTTCTCAAGGAGCTGTAAATGACAATAATTATTCATTTGACGTTTTTGGAACCTACACTAAAAAAATTGCTGAAAACCACAATTTTGTGGCAACTATTGGTAATACAATTTTCAAAGAATGGGGCAATGGTTTGTTTGCAACGGGATATGATGTGCCAAATAACTCTTGGGATTATGCTGATATTTCCTTGACAACGGGAATATTAAATGTTAAAACGAATAGTTCTTATGGTTATGATGAAAGAAGACTTTCCTACTTCGGAAGAATGCAATATGATTACAAAGGGAAATATCTTTTCTCTGCAATGTTAAGACGTGATGCTTCAACAAAATTTGGTCCAGGGAATAAAGTAGGTTATTTTCCGTCTTTTACTGCAGGTTGGGTGCTTTCTGACGAAGGTTTCTATGGAGATTCAAAATTTATAAATTTCTTAAAATTGAGAGGAAGTTATGGGACTTTGGGTAACGATCAAATTCCTAACAACGGCTATGTTGGTTTATTATCCGGAGAAGCAACCTATGTTTTTAATGGGGTTTTAGTCAATGGGACTGCCACAGGACAAATTCCTAATCCAGATTTGAAATGGGAAGAGGCAAAGAAATTTGATGTTGGTTTAGACATGAAATTATTAAATAATAAACTTTCAATCGTAACCGATTATTTTATTGACACTAGAAAAGATTTATTAATCCCGAATATTCCAGTTTCAGGAATCAATGGAACTTCTGCTCCTGGAGCAAGTGCTCCAACAGTTAACGCGGGGACGGTAAGGAACTCTGGAGTTGAATTTTCAATAGACTACAAAGAAAAAATATCTGAATATTTCTCTATGAGTGTAGGGTATAATGTAACTCTTTTGAAAAATAAAGTGTTAGAAGTAAACAACGGAACAGGATTTATTGAAGGAGGATCTTTTGGCGTAGGCCAACTAGCGCCATCAAGAATGGAAGTAGGGCAACCAATAGGTTATTTTTATGGATATAAAACAGATGGAATTTTTCAAAATCAAACAGAAGTTGATGCACATCCTTCTCAAATAGCCTTGGGCGCAAATGCTTCACCAGGTGATATACGTTACGTTGATGTAAATGGAGACGGAGTAATTGATGTAAAAGACAGAACTAATATTGGTGATCCAATTCCAAATGCTACAATGGGTTTCAACTTACAATTAAATTATAAAAACCTCGATTTTTCTGCATACACATTTGCATCTGTTGGAAATGATATGGTAAGAAATTATGAAAGAGATGTTACTGATGCAAATCATTTTAGATATGTTTTAGACAGATGGACCGGAGCAGGAACTAGTAATTCAGTTCCAAGAGTTACGACAAGTTCAACGGCAAATACTGTTTTCTCTAATTACTTTGTTGAAGATGCCTCCTATTTAAGAATACAGAATATACAATTAGGATATACACTGAATTCAAAATATTCTGAAAAAGCAGGAATAACTAAATTAA